The Deltaproteobacteria bacterium region GCGGGTAAACCGTGCGACCGCTGCCTTGCGCAAGAGGTCCCCGAAGACCGGAAGTTTCAGCAGGATCTTATCGATGGCGAGATGTCCTCGCTCCGTCCGGTAGAAGCGACGGGTGGACAATATGGCACCTCCGGTCACGGCAAGAAAGTATGGAAATCCTGCCGCCGCCACGTGGCTGAGGGTAATCGCGATTTGCGTTGGCAGTGGCAACGCTTTGCCGAAGCTGGCGAACATCTCGGCGAATACTGGGATCACGTAGATGAGCAAGACCGTAGTGACGCCGCCCGCGATAATGAGAATGCTGGCCGGATAAATCATGGCTCCTTGCAGCTTTTTTCTCAACTTGCCAGCCTTTTCCATATAGACGGCGAGTCGATCGAGGATCAGGTCGAGAATCCCGCCCATCTCTCCTGCTGCGATCATGTTGGTGTAGAGGTTATCGAACACTTTTGGGTGCTGACCGAGGGATGCGGCAAAGGTGGTACCACCTTCGACGTCTCGTCTGACCCGTTCGATAATACGAGCGAATACTGGGTTTTGGGATTGTTGTTCGAGAACTATCAGCGCCTGCACAATCGGGAGACCGGCGTTAATCATGGTGGCCAGCTGGCGGGTGAAGACGACGATCTCGTACGGTTT contains the following coding sequences:
- a CDS encoding type II secretion system F family protein gives rise to the protein MALFRWQGTGLRGESLQGEMEAPSAEIVMVRLRAQRIRPLPNRIKEKSKGFDRNLSLPTFGSGVKPYEIVVFTRQLATMINAGLPIVQALIVLEQQSQNPVFARIIERVRRDVEGGTTFAASLGQHPKVFDNLYTNMIAAGEMGGILDLILDRLAVYMEKAGKLRKKLQGAMIYPASILIIAGGVTTVLLIYVIPVFAEMFASFGKALPLPTQIAITLSHVAAAGFPYFLAVTGGAILSTRRFYRTERGHLAIDKILLKLPVFGDLLRKAAVARFTRTLGTLLSSGVPILEALAVTGKAAGNKVVEQTILAARQTISQGRTLAEPLMASGVFPPMVGQMLQVGETTGAIDTMLGKIADFYEDEVDTAVTNLTSLMEPLIIIFLGLVIGGLVIAMYLPIFQLGSVSS